The following are encoded in a window of Fischerella sp. PCC 9605 genomic DNA:
- a CDS encoding ATP-binding cassette domain-containing protein, protein MDNIFLRVERIGKKFNHTTVLNTVSFSLTKGESMVIQGPSGCGKTTLLRCLALVEEVDQGRIIFNGEIVSKPGFIKRGYGRNRLEIGMVFQQLYLWHHLTVLENVSLPLWLRNGKNKRLADEVAKEQLALLGIENKANDYPNQLSGGQRQRVALARALVHSPQLLLLDEITANLDPETARKVIGIVEKITATGTSVILVTHSHLSLASWSYVLFFDGTAWKMSGKKV, encoded by the coding sequence ATGGATAATATATTTCTACGTGTGGAGCGCATAGGAAAAAAGTTTAACCACACCACTGTTTTGAATACTGTCTCTTTCTCTCTAACAAAAGGTGAAAGTATGGTGATTCAAGGACCTAGTGGGTGTGGAAAAACAACTCTTTTGCGATGTCTGGCATTGGTAGAAGAAGTTGATCAAGGACGAATCATTTTTAATGGAGAGATTGTTTCTAAGCCTGGTTTCATCAAGCGCGGTTATGGTAGAAATCGCTTAGAAATTGGCATGGTATTTCAGCAATTATATCTTTGGCATCATCTGACTGTTCTTGAAAATGTGTCACTGCCCCTGTGGCTGCGTAATGGGAAAAATAAAAGGCTTGCAGACGAAGTTGCGAAGGAACAGTTAGCCCTGCTTGGCATTGAGAACAAAGCAAATGATTATCCAAATCAACTATCAGGAGGTCAACGGCAAAGGGTTGCCCTTGCACGGGCACTAGTGCATTCTCCTCAACTTCTCTTATTAGATGAAATTACTGCTAATTTAGACCCTGAAACAGCCCGCAAGGTGATAGGAATTGTCGAAAAAATTACTGCAACAGGTACATCAGTGATATTAGTTACACATTCCCACCTGAGTTTAGCAAGTTGGTCATATGTCTTGTTCTTTGATGGTACTGCATGGAAGATGTCGGGTAAGAAGGTATGA
- a CDS encoding iron-containing redox enzyme family protein — MIKTKSLSDLVESVIAKEEYILSELAVESHLCNTMTSAEGLKRFAEAFYFVRANFCRLNFILGERCGLNEFLWGGLAKNLIEELGGRKGISHNQLYRDFLVCAGINSEEFLREPLFAYQFNASWEKFCRDAPVLEALAAIAVYEIFDKPDYALLLRVVQKAGVAKRGLRFFKVHSDAEHFEMFEDVISWLSKQEAGEEIINHAINFVFQTQRMMWTGLLNSLDATSDQFWALDEHHRFVLEDQNLSHSFSGASQT; from the coding sequence GTGATAAAAACAAAGTCATTATCGGATTTAGTAGAATCAGTAATCGCTAAAGAAGAATATATCTTAAGCGAATTAGCTGTAGAATCTCATCTCTGTAATACGATGACAAGTGCAGAAGGTTTGAAAAGATTTGCTGAAGCTTTCTACTTTGTCCGAGCTAACTTTTGTCGCCTTAATTTTATATTAGGTGAGCGATGTGGTTTAAATGAGTTTTTGTGGGGAGGACTAGCAAAAAACTTAATCGAGGAGTTAGGTGGAAGAAAAGGGATAAGTCATAACCAATTATATAGAGATTTTTTAGTTTGCGCTGGAATTAACTCAGAAGAATTTTTACGAGAACCACTATTTGCGTATCAATTCAATGCTTCATGGGAGAAGTTTTGTAGAGATGCTCCTGTTCTAGAAGCCCTTGCAGCAATTGCAGTTTACGAGATATTCGATAAGCCTGATTATGCACTTTTGCTACGTGTTGTTCAAAAAGCTGGTGTAGCAAAGCGTGGTCTTCGCTTCTTTAAAGTTCACTCAGATGCAGAACATTTTGAGATGTTTGAAGACGTAATTTCCTGGTTAAGCAAACAGGAAGCAGGAGAGGAAATTATTAATCATGCCATAAATTTTGTCTTTCAAACACAGAGAATGATGTGGACTGGTTTGCTAAATTCTCTAGATGCAACTTCGGATCAATTCTGGGCCTTAGATGAGCATCATAGGTTTGTTTTGGAAGATCAGAATTTATCTCATAGTTTTTCTGGAGCAAGTCAAACATGA
- a CDS encoding transporter substrate-binding domain-containing protein, with the protein MARSTRNQSKNTPPKSEFVQVVEKYLQKAAWTNQELMNEIQIGEAQFYRWARGDSVPRKAIVNRIAVSLAHRLDQTCQKLPHNPFPASDEIDGIVNELLDAAGYRAAVKGKGADYSWHEIAKNQSWTLGYTDIPTTWSQIPEKPGSRPTGLAIEYAEQIGRLLGITTIWEYLTWQEMPLAIRERRVHGIAPFFLALPERFFDYRFSEPCSEEPFSLSAVIVPEQVNNCVYLEDLPNSRVELVHVKGEIGSWAAAILSNSYQNKEFEDRKKAISYLLATANRESNIIPIFVSENVTCQYISKENKLQVIKIKRLENIKLAPAFAFHPDEEKLTVAVNSAIKILPKM; encoded by the coding sequence GTGGCACGTTCAACACGCAATCAATCTAAAAACACTCCACCCAAATCTGAGTTCGTTCAAGTGGTTGAAAAATACCTACAGAAAGCGGCATGGACTAATCAAGAGTTGATGAATGAAATCCAGATTGGAGAAGCACAGTTCTATCGATGGGCACGCGGCGACAGTGTGCCGAGAAAAGCCATTGTTAATCGGATAGCAGTATCTTTAGCACATCGACTAGATCAAACTTGCCAAAAGTTACCTCACAATCCATTTCCAGCTTCTGATGAAATTGATGGAATAGTGAATGAACTTCTCGATGCAGCAGGCTATAGAGCTGCTGTCAAAGGTAAAGGAGCTGATTACAGTTGGCATGAAATAGCTAAAAATCAATCTTGGACACTAGGATATACTGATATCCCAACTACATGGTCACAGATTCCTGAGAAACCTGGTTCTCGCCCAACGGGTTTAGCTATTGAATATGCAGAACAAATTGGTCGATTACTCGGAATTACCACAATTTGGGAATATTTGACATGGCAGGAAATGCCTCTAGCGATTAGAGAACGAAGAGTTCATGGCATTGCTCCTTTCTTTCTTGCACTACCAGAACGCTTCTTTGACTATCGTTTTTCTGAGCCATGTAGTGAAGAACCTTTCAGCCTTTCTGCTGTAATTGTGCCTGAACAAGTCAACAACTGTGTTTACCTTGAAGATTTACCTAATAGCCGTGTTGAATTGGTTCATGTCAAGGGTGAGATCGGAAGCTGGGCAGCTGCAATTCTCAGTAACTCATATCAAAATAAGGAATTTGAAGATAGAAAGAAAGCTATCAGTTATCTGCTAGCAACTGCCAATAGAGAGAGTAATATTATTCCTATCTTTGTGTCTGAGAACGTCACCTGCCAATACATCTCTAAGGAGAATAAACTACAGGTCATAAAAATTAAAAGATTAGAAAATATCAAGCTCGCTCCAGCATTCGCTTTTCATCCAGACGAAGAAAAACTTACTGTAGCAGTTAATTCTGCCATCAAAATACTTCCGAAAATGTAA
- a CDS encoding amino acid ABC transporter permease has protein sequence MDWNFSVVWNNLLQLYFAFITTVWISIGSITLGTTLGVLLGVLSVISLSLISWLARLFIELFLAVPALVLLVWLYYSLPLIVSGLVIDGQNCAILGLGLSLSAFVAEIIRGGINSVPSGEIEVAYCTGMSRLQAIRYILIPQVIRKSWPPLMGQYITTYKFSTLASVIAVPEILHTANSIIAQTYRPLEVYSAVAVMFIVTIIPLNILLRRVQRVKQLGGIEKI, from the coding sequence ATGGACTGGAATTTTTCTGTCGTTTGGAACAATTTATTACAACTCTACTTTGCCTTTATAACAACAGTCTGGATTAGCATTGGCAGTATTACGCTAGGAACTACATTAGGTGTACTATTAGGCGTTTTATCAGTTATTTCTTTAAGTTTAATTTCATGGTTAGCTAGACTTTTTATTGAGCTTTTTCTGGCAGTACCAGCTCTTGTACTCCTAGTGTGGCTGTATTACAGTTTACCGCTGATTGTTTCTGGCTTAGTTATTGACGGACAGAATTGTGCGATTTTAGGTCTTGGTTTAAGTCTTTCGGCATTTGTAGCCGAGATAATTCGAGGAGGAATAAATTCAGTACCCTCTGGTGAAATTGAGGTGGCTTATTGCACAGGAATGTCACGTCTTCAAGCAATTCGTTATATCCTTATCCCTCAAGTTATCCGTAAATCCTGGCCACCCCTTATGGGACAGTATATAACGACCTATAAGTTTTCCACATTGGCATCAGTTATTGCTGTTCCGGAAATTCTGCACACTGCAAATTCAATTATTGCCCAGACTTACCGACCACTAGAAGTTTATTCTGCTGTAGCAGTCATGTTTATCGTTACCATAATTCCTCTGAATATTCTTCTAAGAAGAGTACAACGTGTTAAACAACTAGGCGGAATAGAGAAAATATGA
- a CDS encoding substrate-binding periplasmic protein, whose product MSNSKNRLRLLTFGIAFITIILLSLASCTINSPQAVGKFTLQQISTTSKLKVGYLVFPPTITKSSSGELGGHHVEAIKEIARLNNWKLEFIETDWAGFAAGLNSRRFDVSIVPTFVTVPRALSVYFTRPLFFAGNSAIVRTNDNRFTSIESIDQPGVVVAVTQGEAGDEYARANFKKVKVTRYSGGDQSLAFQAVISGRADVALGDAYATSQFVKAHATQVKDLFAQSPYNLTPVSWAVRRGDDELLNFLNNSLNAFDYQGYLLNWERKAGANWLHPKKIWEFTNNTN is encoded by the coding sequence ATGAGTAACAGTAAGAATAGGCTTAGGTTACTTACATTTGGCATTGCATTCATCACTATTATTTTGCTTTCTCTCGCCTCGTGTACTATTAACTCTCCACAAGCAGTTGGTAAGTTTACCTTGCAGCAGATATCCACTACTAGCAAGTTAAAAGTTGGGTATCTTGTCTTTCCACCAACAATTACCAAAAGTTCTTCTGGTGAGTTAGGTGGGCATCATGTTGAAGCAATCAAAGAAATTGCTCGATTGAATAATTGGAAACTTGAATTTATTGAGACGGATTGGGCAGGCTTTGCAGCAGGATTAAACTCTCGTCGCTTTGATGTTTCAATAGTACCTACTTTTGTGACTGTTCCCAGAGCATTGTCGGTCTATTTTACTAGACCTCTTTTTTTTGCAGGCAATAGCGCAATAGTGCGTACTAATGATAATCGTTTTACAAGTATTGAAAGCATCGACCAACCTGGAGTTGTGGTTGCAGTTACTCAAGGTGAAGCTGGAGATGAATATGCAAGAGCAAATTTTAAGAAAGTGAAAGTTACAAGATATTCTGGTGGCGATCAATCACTTGCATTTCAAGCAGTTATAAGTGGTCGAGCAGATGTGGCGCTTGGTGATGCTTATGCGACATCACAGTTTGTAAAAGCTCATGCAACGCAGGTGAAAGATTTATTTGCTCAATCTCCATACAATTTGACTCCTGTTTCATGGGCTGTACGTCGAGGAGATGACGAACTTCTTAATTTCTTAAATAATAGTTTGAATGCATTCGACTATCAAGGATATCTGCTGAACTGGGAACGAAAAGCTGGCGCTAACTGGCTTCATCCTAAGAAAATTTGGGAATTTACTAATAATACTAATTAA